A stretch of DNA from Lysinibacillus sp. B2A1:
TTGCGAAAAATGGACAATGCGCAAACTATATTCCAGCACTTGCCGAAAAAGATCCACTTCAATTAGCTATTTCGATTGTTGGACCATCCCATAAAGAAATGAAGGCGGGGGACACTGCTGAACTATTTACCCTTCAAAGTGTGTCAAAAGTAGTTACATTTATTTTAGCGTGTATGGATCGCGGATTACCCTATGTTTTGGAACGAGTAGATGTTGAACCAACAGGTGATACCTTCAATTCTATTATTCGCTTAGAAAGCCATCATCCAGGGAAGCCTTTTAATCCCATGATTAATGCAGGGGCTATAACGGTATCCTCTATGCTTACTGGAAATTCACCACAGGAGAAAATGGGGAAAATCCTTTGTTTTTTAGAGCAAATGGTTGGTAAAAGGTTAAAGGTGAATGATGTGGTTTTTCGATCTGAATGGCAAACAGCTAATCGAAATCGATCTTTAGCATATTATTTAATGGATTCTGGTTTTTTAGATTGCTCTGTCGAGGAGGCATTAGAGGTATATTTAAAACAATGCGCCATTGAAGTAAATGTGTCAGATTTAGCGATGATTGGATTAGTGATTGCCAATGATGGCTACCATCCTCAATTAAAAACACAGCTTTTTCCAAAGCAGGTCGCGAAATTAGCAAAAGCCTTGATGGTTACTTGCGGTATGTATAATGCATCTGGAAAATTTGCTGCATTTATCGGGCTACCTGCTAAAAGTGGTGTTTCTGGCGCAATTCTGGCAGCTGTACCTAGTCATGCCAGCATGAATTCACCGTTTCCTGATGGCTGTGGTATTGGCATTTATGGACCAGCGATTGATCCAATCGGCAATAGTGTGGCAGGAGTAAAACTATTGAAGCAACTTGCAACTGAATGGAATATGAATATATTTTAAAGCCATACAAATGTCGTTATATGTAAATAACTTCAGCTAGTGCCATTTTTTGTTTATGGTATTTGGAAATAGCTTTAAAAGAAGCCCTGGATAGGATTACTTTTGTTAACTAACCAGGGCAGTTCATCTTAGCGTATCGGTTTAGTTCTTTTCATTTTATAGATGAATATGAGTAATAGAAACCAAATAGGTGTTAGCAGTAAGGCTGTACGTGTGGCCTCAGAAATAAACATAACTACTAATAAAAATGCGAAAAAGGCAAGTACTAAATAGTTCACAAACGGAGTGAAAGGTGCCTTGAAATTAGATGCCTCATGAAGTGCACGATTCTTTCGTTTATAAATGATATGGGAGATTAATATAATACTCCATACCCAAATAAAACAAATAGCACTAATAGTTGTTACAACGCTAAAGGCATTTTCAGGCATTAATTTACTTAATAAGGCACCAACGGATACTACAATGGCCGACACGATAAGCGCGTTACTGGGTACGCTATTTTTGTTCAGCTTGGCAAAGGATGCTGAAGCTTGTTTATTGCTGCCCAGATTATAAAGCATGCGGCTTGTAGAGAATAAACCACTATTTCCAGCAGACGCAGCTGATGTCAAGACAACAAAATTAATAATACCTGCTGCAATAGGAATACCAGCTAGCGTAAATACTTGAACGAATGGACTGCTTGCGGCAGACATCTCATACCAAGGGTTAATACATAGGATGACAAATAATGCCCCTACGTAAAATAGTAAAATACGTAATGGGATTTTGTTGATGGCTGAAGGAATATTTTTCTTAGGATCAGCTGTTTCGGCAGCTGACACGCCAACTAGTTCAACACCAACAAAAGCGAAAACAACCATTTGAAATGCCATTAAGAAACCATATACCCCGTTCGGGAACATTCCACCATGCGCCCAAAGGTTTTCCACTGACACAGTGCCTGAGCTTGTTTGAAAGCCTGTAAATAACATGATGATTCCAATAATAATGAGTGCAACAATAGTGATGACTTTGATGAGGGCAAACCAAAACTCCAATTCCCCAAATAATTTTACCGTTAATAAATTTAAGATTAATAGCAGAACTAAGCAGCCTATCGCTGGTATCCATTGTGGTATATCAAACCAATATTTCGTATAAACACCGACAGCAATGATATCTGCCATGGCTGTCATAATCCAGCAAAACCAATATGTCCATCCAGTGACAAAGCCTGCCCAGGGTCCTATATATTCTGTTGCAAAATCAGTAAATGATGTGTAGCCAGCTTTTGATAATAATAGTTCACCTAATGCACGCATCACAAAAAATAGAGCGATGCCGACAATTAAATAGGCAAAGATAATGGCAGGTCCAGCGAGTGCAATGGCTTTCCCAGAACCTAAAAATAATCCTGTACCGATTGTCCCGCCAATGGCAATAAGCTGCACATGCCGATTTTTTAAATCTCGTTTTAATTGCTGTTGTTCCACGTTAATCCCCCTCAAAGATGTATAAAATTATGACTGGAAAATAAAAAAAGACTAGTCATGACACTAGTCTCATAAACGTCAGAATAACAAATACCATTTTTTGGATGTTGACGATAAGGTAAACATTCAGCTGGTATATCTTTCATGATGAAAGTTGATATTACTCCTCTGTCCTTTTGCCTGAGATAGTGAACCCTTCGGCGACGCAAATTGCGCTCTCTCCAGAACTGCTCCTGCTATAGTTTGATCCATAGCATTCATAGCTTATATTGTCGTGATGACATTATTTTAAGATATTATACATCCTATCAATGGTTGCATCATTATTCAAGTACAAATTTTAGCTATTTTCAGAAAAATAGAAGAATGCGATTTAGATAGGAAAATATATTATAAAAAATAGTATTTTTAGACATACAATTGTTTTCATAATTTTTGAAGAAATATTACGTGGGTCGATTAATAATGGAAGTGAGTGATTAAATAGGCAGTTCGAAACGCTTAAAATAAAGGGGAGAGTGATTAAATAGAGGTTCCAACTGATCAATCAAGCGATAAAAAGTGATCAAAAAGAGGTCCCAACTGATCAATTAAGCGAGAAGAGTGATCAAAAAGAGGGTCCAACCGATCAATCAGGCGAGAAGAGTGATCAAAAAGAGAGTCCAACCGATCAATCAGGCGAGAAGGGTGATCAAAAAGAGGGTCCAACCGATCAATCAAGCGAGAAGAGTGATCAAAAAGAGGGTCCAACCGATCAATCAGGCGAGAAGAGTGATCAAGAATAGGCTCCAACCTATCAATAAAGGAGTAAGACATTCAATAATCTGGTGCAATTTCTTAATTTATAATAATCTGTTTATGAGGTGAGTATATGGAGCGAATAAAGAAGGCTGCCGAGATATTGGCGAAGGAGGGCGAGTACGAGACAGTTAAACTTATGCTATTAGATGTGCTGGCTGAAGAAAAAAATATCATAGCCCTACATAATTTAGCCGATTTATTGAAGGAAAGAGATGATTATGAGGAAGCATTATACTATGCCAAGCAGGCTGTTGCTATGGAGCCTAAAACTTATTATCCTTATGCATTAGTTGGCGAATTGACGATGCGTCTTGGGGACTTAGATAGTGCACAGCGATGGCTAGAGCAAGCCTACACTTTATTTGAGTCCCCTGTTGTCGCTAATAATTTAGCATGTATTTATAAACATCAACAAAAGTTCAACGAAGCGGCTACATATTTTATCCAATCCTATCAAACAGAGGATTACGCGCTGATGAGGGCTGTTGAATGTTTTGTGTTGGCTGGAGATACTGATAGTGTTTATAAATGGATTGATGTTATTAAGCAGGATCAGGAACGCTTTATTGGGGAAGTCGAGTTAGGGGAGTTGTATGCAAGCCTGGGTAACTATCAAGAGGCTTCTGAATGGTATGCAAAAGGCTATCAGCATTACGCACATACAGCTTATTGGATTTCAAATTATTTATGGGCACTCCATCAGCTTGGACATGAAAAGCAAATAAGAGATATTCGCGCTGCTTTTCTGGGAACATTAACAACAGAATTAATGAAATTACCAGAGGATGCTGAGGAATATGAAATGACAAGCGAGGAAATGGAGGAAGAGGAGCTGAGGTTGCGGGCGGATATGGAGCGAGTGAGAAATGCTCATTTGCAGGCTAGCATCTCGAATGATGATGAGCTGTATATTGCATCTCGTTGCTTTACCTTTTTCTGTCCCATGCATGATCAAAGATTTGGTGAGCAAGAAATATGTGAGTAATTATATGTAAATAGATATAATAATAGTAGAAACTCTGAATTTTTTGTAAAAAGGAAACCATCTCATAGTTATTTGGGATGGTTTCTTTTTGTCGAAACGAGGCGGATTAGGTAAATATATTTAAATCTACTTCTCGATTGAGAAAGATGTCAATTATTATTTGCGCCTTATCGAATCTGCTACATGCTTATTTTTTTGTTTTTATTTTACCTGTCCAAGTACGGAAGCCACCTTGAAGCTGATAAATTTGGTTGTAGCCACGCTTTTTAAGAAACAATGCAGCACGTGAGCTACGGCCTGTATTTTGGCAGTATAAATATACTGGTAAATCTGGGCGAATTTCTTTATAACGTTGACGTAGTGTAGTTGAAGGAACATTACGAGCACCAAGGATATGGCCAGCATCAAATTCTTTCTGCTCTCGTACGTCGATAAGCTGAGCTTTACGATAGCCTTCAATAAATTGTTCTTGTGTTAGGTTTGTCACTGCTTTTTTTAGTCGCATTGCATTTATTCCGATATATGCAATTAGGACTACTAAAACAACACCGATTGTGATAAGTATGTCCAAGATTTTCTTACCCCTTTCTATCTTCTTTATTATTATAAAAGATGCGCTAGCGATAGTCCAATGAGTTTGATAAAATTAACTAGATTGTGGCTAGAATTAAGATAACTATATGCAATGGTATTCGTTGATGATAGTTAATCAAAGCTACAGAACTAAATGAGTGTCACTATTTATGATAATTCGACATTGAATATTATGTCATATATTGATGCACTTTCGCTAAGATTAATTAAATGGTTGTAGGAGATGAAGATATGACAACTTGGTATTTTCTAAATTCAGGAAAATGTAGTCCTTCTTTTAATATGGCATTGGACGAGGCATTGCTTGATTGGCATAGTGAGGGATTGATTCCTCCCGTTATTCGGTTTTATGAGTGGGAGCCAGCAACTCTGTCCATTGGTTATTTTCAACAAGCAAAGCGAGATATTAATATAGAGGCAGTGCAGCAGCAAGGACTTGGCTTTGTTCGTCGTCCAACAGGGGCAGAGCCGTTTTACATGAGCATGAGTTGACATATAGCGTCATCGTTACTGAAAGCTACCCGGATATGCCTGAATCAGTGACAGAGGCATATAGAGTGTTAAGTGAAGGCATACTGCAAGGTTTCCATAATCTAGGTATGGATGCTTATTTTAGTGTACCTGATACAGAAGAACAAAGAGCAGACTTAAAGAAACCAAAAAGCGCAGTTTGCTTTGATGCGCCAAGCTGGTATGAGCTTGTTGTAGAAGGTAAAAAAGTAGCAGGTAGTGCACAAACTCGTCAAAAAGGTGTTATTTTACAGCACGGAGCTATTTTACTTGATTTAGATCAAGAAAAATTATTGTCTGTCTTCAATTTTTCAAGTGAAGAGGCGAAGGACCGTATGCGTAGAAAGATGCCAGAGAAAGCGGTTGCTATCAATAACCTTGTTAAAGAACCAGTGACTATTGAACAATGTGTGACAGCTTTTAGAGATGGTTTTGCAAAATCGTTGCAAATTGATTTAAAACCATTTACACTTTCTGAGGAGCAATTAGAATATGTACATGCACTAGAAGAAAAAAAATATGCGTGTGACGATTGGAACTTCAAAAAGTAAAAAATGGTATAAGAAAAATATTTTTTTATCGTTCAAACCTTGTGATGCCAAGCAGTTCTGATTCTATTCGAAATTGCAAGAGTTGAATTAAAAAACTATATATAGTATCTTTTTTTAAGACATATACACAATATGTAGTGTTTAACGACACATGATATTGTGTATTTATTATGTGTAAGGCAGAAAATAAGGGAGGCAAAACGATGGTACTCACAAATCATCAACCCGAAGTAAACAAACAAATTGAACAGTTAAACAAAGATATCGAGCTATTTCCACAGGTTCACCCTGTAACACCTGATATGCATATTACGCATAAAGGCGTATCAAGGCTTGTCATGATTGATCGCTACTCGTTTAAGGATACGGAAAAGAAAACACTTAAAGCTGGTGATTTCGTCGTATTAACAGTGAAGGCAGACCCAAAATTTCCTGCACGTGGTTTAGGGACAATTCAGAAGTTGGACATGGCTACAAAAACAGCAGATATTTTGATTGAGGAAGACTATCGTAGCGCTTTAGATAATCCAAAAGAGCAAGAAACAGGTGTGATTACGCGTTCAATTGACGTGCTAGAAAAGCCTCTTGAAATATTTTATGAACAAATCGCAAAACGAAATGCAACAGGACTTGCTGCTGTTGAGAAATCACCAGAAAAACGCCAAGAATGGTTCGAGAAGTTTTATGAGCAGTTAGTATCATTAAAATTCATTCCAGCTGGACGAGTTATTTACGGAGCAGGTTCTGAAACAGATGTAACCTTCTTCAACTGTTACGTAATGCCATTTGTAGCAGATTCACGTGAAGGAATAAGTGATCATCGTAAGCAAGTAATGGAAATTATGAGCCGCGGTGGTGGTGTAGGGACAAATGGTTCGACATTGCGTCCACGAAACACACTAGCACGTGGTGTAAATGGTAAATCATCTGGCTCTGTATCATGGTTAGATGATATTGCGAAGCTGACTCATCTTGTCGAACAAGGTGGTAGCCGCAGAGGTA
This window harbors:
- a CDS encoding rhodanese-like domain-containing protein → MDILITIGVVLVVLIAYIGINAMRLKKAVTNLTQEQFIEGYRKAQLIDVREQKEFDAGHILGARNVPSTTLRQRYKEIRPDLPVYLYCQNTGRSSRAALFLKKRGYNQIYQLQGGFRTWTGKIKTKK
- a CDS encoding ribonucleotide reductase, coding for MVLTNHQPEVNKQIEQLNKDIELFPQVHPVTPDMHITHKGVSRLVMIDRYSFKDTEKKTLKAGDFVVLTVKADPKFPARGLGTIQKLDMATKTADILIEEDYRSALDNPKEQETGVITRSIDVLEKPLEIFYEQIAKRNATGLAAVEKSPEKRQEWFEKFYEQLVSLKFIPAGRVIYGAGSETDVTFFNCYVMPFVADSREGISDHRKQVMEIMSRGGGVGTNGSTLRPRNTLARGVNGKSSGSVSWLDDIAKLTHLVEQGGSRRGKHNLSASA
- the glsA gene encoding glutaminase A, with amino-acid sequence MVIEHTNLHQQLVSSWVEEFRPFAKNGQCANYIPALAEKDPLQLAISIVGPSHKEMKAGDTAELFTLQSVSKVVTFILACMDRGLPYVLERVDVEPTGDTFNSIIRLESHHPGKPFNPMINAGAITVSSMLTGNSPQEKMGKILCFLEQMVGKRLKVNDVVFRSEWQTANRNRSLAYYLMDSGFLDCSVEEALEVYLKQCAIEVNVSDLAMIGLVIANDGYHPQLKTQLFPKQVAKLAKALMVTCGMYNASGKFAAFIGLPAKSGVSGAILAAVPSHASMNSPFPDGCGIGIYGPAIDPIGNSVAGVKLLKQLATEWNMNIF
- a CDS encoding amino acid permease (involved in the transport across the cytoplasmic membrane of D-alanine, D-serine and glycine), with product MEQQQLKRDLKNRHVQLIAIGGTIGTGLFLGSGKAIALAGPAIIFAYLIVGIALFFVMRALGELLLSKAGYTSFTDFATEYIGPWAGFVTGWTYWFCWIMTAMADIIAVGVYTKYWFDIPQWIPAIGCLVLLLILNLLTVKLFGELEFWFALIKVITIVALIIIGIIMLFTGFQTSSGTVSVENLWAHGGMFPNGVYGFLMAFQMVVFAFVGVELVGVSAAETADPKKNIPSAINKIPLRILLFYVGALFVILCINPWYEMSAASSPFVQVFTLAGIPIAAGIINFVVLTSAASAGNSGLFSTSRMLYNLGSNKQASASFAKLNKNSVPSNALIVSAIVVSVGALLSKLMPENAFSVVTTISAICFIWVWSIILISHIIYKRKNRALHEASNFKAPFTPFVNYLVLAFFAFLLVVMFISEATRTALLLTPIWFLLLIFIYKMKRTKPIR